Proteins from one Syntrophaceae bacterium genomic window:
- a CDS encoding phosphate butyryltransferase, with protein MIRSFKDILEAAMQAGPKRIAVPFPTVEDIRILSRASSSGLAVPCLIGRAEALKAAVGRTPLASREHEIVDGADRKEALRQAVVRVREGRADILMQGGASHRAVMKAVLDPADGLKKKGGTASYISVFPLLKREKLILITDTFLNDFPGLVEKQGILNNALQLARRLGIETPNVAVLAAIEQVNPGIPSTLDAAILSKMGERRQFGKAVVEGPVDIDCALSKVAADRKGLQSAVTGNVDIYLVPEIDTGHLLAESLVFFGGMQTVGFVAGTAGPVLLKLPFTSAENRVVEIALAGLMSGKGANHG; from the coding sequence ATGATCCGGTCCTTCAAAGACATCCTGGAAGCGGCCATGCAGGCGGGGCCGAAGCGGATTGCCGTTCCTTTTCCCACCGTCGAAGATATCCGGATCCTCTCCCGGGCGTCGTCGTCGGGACTCGCTGTTCCCTGTCTGATCGGCAGAGCGGAGGCACTGAAAGCCGCCGTCGGCCGGACGCCCCTGGCATCCCGGGAGCACGAGATCGTGGACGGGGCCGACCGGAAGGAGGCCCTGCGGCAGGCGGTGGTGCGGGTGCGGGAGGGCCGGGCCGACATCCTGATGCAGGGGGGCGCTTCGCACCGGGCCGTGATGAAAGCCGTGCTGGATCCCGCTGACGGCCTGAAGAAAAAGGGCGGCACGGCGAGCTACATCTCCGTCTTTCCGCTCCTGAAACGGGAGAAGCTGATCCTCATTACGGATACGTTCCTCAACGACTTCCCTGGCCTGGTCGAGAAGCAGGGGATCCTGAACAACGCCCTCCAGCTTGCGCGCCGGCTCGGCATCGAGACGCCGAACGTGGCCGTCCTGGCGGCGATCGAGCAGGTCAATCCGGGCATCCCTTCGACGCTGGACGCGGCGATCCTCTCCAAAATGGGGGAGAGGAGGCAGTTCGGCAAGGCCGTCGTCGAGGGTCCCGTGGACATCGACTGCGCCTTGAGCAAGGTCGCGGCGGACCGGAAGGGACTGCAAAGCGCCGTCACCGGCAATGTGGACATTTACCTGGTTCCCGAGATCGATACGGGCCACCTGCTGGCGGAATCCCTTGTCTTCTTCGGAGGCATGCAGACGGTGGGCTTTGTTGCGGGAACGGCCGGGCCGGTGCTCCTGAAGCTTCCCTTCACGTCCGCGGAAAACCGGGTCGTGGAAATCGCCTTGGCCGGCCTGATGAGCGGCAAAGGAGCGAACCATGGATAA
- the buk gene encoding butyrate kinase, translated as MDKEFLLLAINVGSTSTKVAFFRGEQAVAQENIVYRGEDLSRFSSLAEQLPLREEGVLKFLEKNGIGLEEIDIVVSRGGLGRPAPAGAYRIDDAMRRDLLEGVYGTHPSALGPSMALDFSKKCGMPAIVIDPPSTDEFEPLARISGIPEIERKSGLHALNQKMAARRCAAGLGKKYEEIDVVVAHLGGGITIGAHRKGRVVDCTHGLAEGPFTPERAGALPTMDLLDLALSGTMDRKQLQGRLVGKGGLAAYLGTTDARVVEERIRGGDEKAGLVFEAMAYQAAKDIGAMSTVLAGRIDGIVLTGGLAHSEMLTGRIGERVRFIAPVFVYPGEDEMTALAEGGLRVLRNEEDVKPYS; from the coding sequence ATGGATAAGGAATTTCTTCTGCTCGCCATCAACGTCGGCTCGACCTCGACGAAAGTCGCCTTCTTCCGGGGAGAGCAGGCCGTCGCCCAGGAGAACATCGTCTACCGGGGGGAGGACCTGTCCCGCTTTTCCTCCCTGGCGGAGCAGCTTCCCCTGCGCGAGGAAGGCGTCCTGAAGTTCCTGGAGAAAAACGGGATCGGCCTGGAGGAGATCGACATCGTGGTCAGCCGCGGCGGCCTGGGACGGCCGGCGCCCGCCGGGGCCTACCGGATCGACGACGCCATGCGCCGCGACCTCCTGGAGGGGGTCTACGGGACGCATCCCTCCGCCCTGGGGCCGTCCATGGCCCTCGACTTTTCAAAAAAATGCGGCATGCCCGCCATCGTCATCGATCCGCCCAGCACCGACGAGTTCGAGCCTTTGGCCCGGATCTCCGGGATCCCCGAGATCGAGCGCAAGAGCGGGCTCCACGCCCTGAACCAGAAGATGGCGGCGCGGCGATGCGCCGCCGGGCTGGGGAAGAAGTACGAGGAGATCGACGTCGTCGTGGCCCACCTGGGGGGAGGCATCACCATCGGCGCCCACCGGAAGGGCCGGGTCGTCGACTGCACTCACGGGCTCGCGGAAGGCCCCTTCACGCCGGAGCGGGCCGGGGCGCTGCCGACGATGGACCTCCTGGACCTCGCCCTTTCCGGGACGATGGACAGGAAGCAGCTCCAGGGTCGCCTGGTGGGAAAGGGCGGACTGGCGGCTTATCTCGGCACGACGGACGCCCGGGTCGTCGAGGAGCGGATCCGGGGCGGGGACGAAAAGGCCGGGCTCGTCTTCGAGGCCATGGCCTACCAGGCCGCCAAGGACATCGGCGCCATGAGCACGGTCCTGGCGGGGCGGATCGACGGGATCGTCCTGACGGGCGGGCTGGCCCACTCGGAGATGCTCACCGGCCGGATCGGGGAGCGGGTCCGCTTCATCGCCCCCGTCTTCGTGTATCCCGGCGAGGACGAGATGACAGCCCTGGCGGAGGGGGGGCTCCGGGTTCTCCGGAACGAAGAGGACGTGAAGCCGTACTCGTAG
- a CDS encoding acyl-CoA dehydrogenase, translating to MDFQWTEEQDLIRRNMREFADRYVEPIAAEIDEHSRHPAEVFRKLGEDGWMGIPIPREYGGAGADFQTHAVAVEEISRSCSSTGFTLSFHAGIIGTAILLSGTEEQKRKYLVPLAEGRHLGAFLLTEPGAGTDVMAVRTEAVREGSDYVINGTKTFVSNGPIADTYIVFCWTDRSAGRKGMSAFLVPRGTPGLEPGQPFHKMGLRASQTSEVHFRNCRVPAENILGGEGGGLGVAMKGFERGRVGIAAQAVGILQAALDESVRYARERVQFGSPIARQQAIAWMIADMATDLAAARHLACHAAWLLDIGRPFGTEASMAKLFATEAAMRQTVKAVQIHGGYGYVKGAKVERLMRDAKIAEIYEGTSEAQRMVISGSVMRRGG from the coding sequence ATGGATTTTCAGTGGACCGAGGAGCAGGACCTGATCCGCAGGAACATGCGGGAATTCGCCGACCGGTACGTGGAGCCCATCGCCGCGGAGATCGACGAGCACAGCCGCCATCCGGCGGAGGTCTTCCGGAAGCTCGGCGAGGACGGCTGGATGGGCATTCCCATTCCCCGGGAGTACGGGGGCGCCGGGGCGGATTTTCAGACCCATGCCGTCGCCGTGGAGGAGATCTCCCGGTCCTGCTCGTCCACGGGCTTCACCCTTTCGTTTCACGCCGGCATCATCGGTACGGCGATTCTTCTCTCCGGGACGGAGGAACAGAAGCGGAAGTACCTCGTACCCCTGGCGGAGGGCCGCCACCTGGGGGCCTTCCTGCTGACCGAGCCGGGCGCCGGGACCGACGTCATGGCCGTCCGCACGGAGGCCGTGCGGGAGGGGAGCGATTACGTCATCAACGGGACCAAGACCTTCGTCTCCAACGGTCCCATCGCGGACACCTACATCGTCTTCTGCTGGACCGACCGCTCCGCGGGCCGGAAAGGCATGAGCGCCTTCCTGGTTCCCCGGGGGACCCCCGGGCTGGAGCCGGGGCAGCCCTTCCACAAGATGGGCCTCCGGGCGTCCCAGACGTCGGAGGTCCACTTCCGCAATTGCCGCGTTCCTGCGGAAAACATCCTCGGCGGCGAGGGAGGGGGGCTTGGTGTCGCCATGAAGGGATTCGAGCGCGGGCGGGTCGGGATCGCCGCCCAGGCCGTGGGCATCCTGCAGGCGGCGCTGGACGAGTCGGTCCGGTATGCCCGGGAGCGGGTCCAGTTCGGCAGCCCCATCGCGCGGCAGCAGGCCATCGCCTGGATGATCGCCGACATGGCGACGGACCTGGCCGCGGCCCGGCATCTCGCCTGCCATGCCGCCTGGCTCCTGGACATCGGTAGGCCTTTCGGCACGGAGGCCTCCATGGCCAAACTGTTCGCCACGGAGGCGGCGATGCGGCAAACCGTCAAGGCAGTCCAGATCCACGGCGGGTACGGGTATGTCAAGGGAGCGAAGGTGGAGCGCCTGATGCGGGACGCCAAGATCGCCGAGATTTACGAAGGTACGTCGGAAGCGCAGCGGATGGTAATATCCGGAAGCGTAATGCGTCGGGGTGGCTGA